TTTATAAATGGTCTCAAATTGGCTGGTATAGAAATAAACAGAAAAATGCTTGCAGAACTTGCTATAAATGATGATAAAGCTTTTTCAGAATTAGTAGATATTGCAAAACAGAAAATCGAGGCATAACAAAATTAAATTAAAATATTTATAAAAGGGAAAAGGTTGATCTTTTCCCTTTTATAAATATTTTAAAAATTCTACCATAATGGTATAATAATATAAAAATATTTTATTGGGATACTTTTGCAGTGCAGCTGGGAGTTGAGCATTTTGGTAAATAGAACTGATAAGATAAATTTAACACCTGCACAAGTGCTTGCTTTGGGTTTTATGATACTTATTATTTCAGGAGGTATATTGCTTAACCTTCCAATATCATCCAAAGACGGAAATAGTGTTGGTTTTCTAAATGCATTATTTACTGCCACTTCAGCAGTATGTGTTACCGGTCTTGTGGTTGTGGATACTGCCACACATTGGACACTTTTTGGACAAATTATCATAATCATACTGATTCAAATAGGTGGGTTAGGTTTTATGGCCCTGACCACCCTTTTTGCATTGATAGTGGGTAAAAAGATCACCTTGAGGGAGAGGCTGGTAATGCAAGAGGCATTAAATCAATTTTCTATTGAAGGAGTGGTTAGGTTAACTAAAAATTTGTTAATTGTGACTCTTTTAATAGAGGGAATGGGTGCTTTATTGCTTTCTACAAGGTTTGTATACTATTATGGACCTGTGAAAGGGATATATTATAGTGTATTTCATTCAATTTCAGCATTTTGCAATGCAGGTTTTGATTTGGTAGGGGGATTTAGAAGTTTAACTCCATTTTTTAACGATGTAGTAATAAATATAGTTATAATGTCCCTAATAGTTGTAGGAGGATTAGGTTTTACTGTACTTGTAAATATTGCTACAAAGAGACAGTTTGATAAATTTTCATTGCATACAAAGCTTGTTATATATGTTACTGGATTTTTTATCGCTTTAGGATTTATAGTGTTCATGTTGCTTGAATACTCAAATCCTGGAACATTAAGAGGTATGCCTTTTCAAGAAAAGGTATTAGCTTCTCTTTTTCAATCTGTGACACCTAGAACAGCTGGATTTAATACAATACCTATAGATAACCTGACTAATGCTTCAAAGTTTTTTACTATCATACTCATGTTTATAGGTGGTTCACCTGCTTCTACTGCAGGAGGTATAAAAACTGTCACTTTTGCAGTTGTGATATTGTCAGTATGGGCAAATATTAAAGGAAGGGAAGACGTTGAAATCTTTCAAAAGAGAGTTAAGAGACAGATTGTATCCCGTGCATTAGTAGTTACAGTATTAGCATTATTATTGGTAATTGTAGTTACCATGATATTGTCCATTACAGAAAAGGCTGAATTCTTAAATATACTTTTTGAAGTTGCTTCTGCTTTTGGTACTGTAGGATTATCTGCCGGGATAACTACTGAATTATCAACTGCAGGCAAGATAATAATAATGATAACCATGTTTAGCGGAAGAGTTGGACCGCTTACGATAGTTACAGCACTTGCAAAGCGACAGGCAAAGAATAAAGCACCTATAAAATACCCGGAAGATAGGGTAATTGTAGGGTAAGAAAGGTGATAAACGGGAATGAAACAATTTGTAGTGATAGGATTGGGTAGATTTGGTTCCAGCGTAGCTAGAACTTTATATGCATTAGGACATGATGTGCTTGCAATAGATAAAGATGAAGAACTTATCCAGGACATATCAGATTCAGTGACCCATGCTGTACAGGCTGATGCTACTGATGAGAATGCTTTAAAATCTTTAGGGATAAGAAATTTTGATGTTGCTGTAATAACTATTGGATCTGATATTCAAGCTAGCATTATGATAACATTGCTTGCTAAAGAGTTAGGTGTAAAATATGTAATAACAAAGGCACAAAATGAATTGCATGCGAAGGTATTATATAAAATTGGGGTGGATAGGGTTGTATTTCCTGAGCGAGATATGGGCGTCAGGGTTGCACATAATTTAGTTTCTTCAAATATACTTGATTATATAGAACTGGATCCAGATTTCAGCATTATTGAGATTACTGCAATATCCAGATGGATAGGGAAAACACTGGAAGAACTTGACATGAGAGCCAGGTATGGTGTTAATGTGCTAGCGATTAAACAAGGAAACGATATAAACATCTCCCCAAGAGGGGATGATTTGATACAAGAAAATGATATTTTAGTGGTTGTAGGTTCAAATGAAGATATAAAAAGGTTAGAAAACAAATAAAACGGAGTGGTGCATTGGTTTTGGATGATTGTATAACTAGCATGAAAAATCCTTTAATAAAGAGAATACGATCTCTGAATATAAAAAAATATAGAGATCAATATAACCGATTTATAATTGAAGGTACAAAAATTGTAGATGAATTTATAGATAGCGGTGCATCTATAGATCAGGTGCTTTATTCGGACAAAGTCTTTTCGATGAGCTATGGAGATCAACTCATCGAAAAACTCGAAGATAATAAGATAGAGAATATTAAAGTGGATGATAATATATTAAAGCAGCTTTGCAATACTAAAACTCCTCAAGGCATATTGGCAGTGGTTAAAAAAATCGAATATCAATTATGTGATGTTATAGATAAAGCCGAATTACTGATAATAATTGATGGGGTGCAGGATCCAGGTAACCTAGGTACGATAATAAGAACGGCAGATGCAGTAAACGTGGATGGCATAATTGTTTCTCAAGATACAGTGGATGTTTATAATGACAAGACGATAAGATCAACTATGGGTTCGATATTGAGGGTTCCAGTAGTAAAATGTAGTAATCTCGGCGGATGTATTCAAAAACTGAGAGGTGATAATTTTTTTATTTGTGCAGCAGATGTAAATGCCACTAGTTATTATTTTGATATAATTTATCCCGATAAGACGGCATTGTTGATAGGAAATGAATCGAGAGGTATAGATGATGGGGTTTTGGCTGTTTCTGATAAAAGCGTAAAGATTCCAATGCCAGGTGGGAGCGAATCTTTGAATGTATCGATAGCGACTGCGGTAATATTGTACGAGGTATTAAGACAGAGAATATCTGTTTCTCTTGAATAAAATATTCTACTGTGCTATAATCTTTTAAAACACAAGTAAATATTTCTAAGGTGATGATGGAGAGAGTACGTTGATGTTTGCTAAAAAGAGATGGGGTGTCACTGGCTGGGAGCATCCCTTTAGTGAGTTAACGGAAGTTCGCTCCTGAACAGCGGATTGAAATTAGAGTAGGTCTAGCCGGCTTTGCCGTTATCTGATAGAGGTGGTTTTGATACAACTTGGGTGGTATCGCGGAGAATGTAGCTTCGTCCCATTATTCATTATGGACGAAGCTTTTTTAATTAATAAAAACAATTTTAACTGGAAGGAGTAGCGTGAAATGCTTGAGAAGTTAAAAGATATCAGAATGCGTGCGAGAGAAGAGATACGATCTTGTACGGATATAGAACAATTGAATGATAAAAGAGTCAAATATCTTGGTAAAAAAGGTAAGCTAACGCAGGTATTGAGGGGTATGGGTGATTTGCCTGCAGATCAGCGCCCAGTCATTGGAAGAATGGCAAATGAAATAAGGACTGCAGTAGAAGAAGAGTTAAACAGTGCAAATGAACGCATACAAAAGAACATGCAAAAAATAAGACTGGAAAAAGAGCGAATTGACGTTACTATGCCTGGTAAGTCTATGCCAAACGGCGGTTTACATCCATTAAGTATTGTGCTGGAGGAAATACAGAATGTATTCATTGGATTAGGGTTTAAGATTGCAGAAGGACCGGAAGTTGAGCATGATTTCTATAATTTTGAGGCTTTGAATATACCCAAAGATCATCCTGCTAGGGATACTCAGGATACATTTTATATAACAGATAATTTTTTATTGAGAACTCAGACTTCACCTGTGCAAATACGGGTAATGAAAGAACAGAAGCCGCCAATAAAGATTATTTCTCCTGGGCGTGTATATCGTTCAGACAGTGTGGATGCAACTCATTCACCCATGTTCCATCAGATTGAAGGATTGGTAGTAGATAAAGGCGTTACAATGGGTGACCTCAAGGGTGTATTGGGTTTGTTTGCAAAAGAATTATATGGTTCAGATATAAAGATGAGATTTAGACCACATCACTTTCCATTTACAGAGCCCAGCGCTGAAATGGATATAAGCTGTGTTGTATGTAAAGGCAAAGGATGCAAGGCATGTGGAAATAGCGGCTGGCTAGAAATACTGGGAGCAGGAATGGTTCATCCTAGAGTATTAGAGATATGTGATATAAATCCTGACCATTATAGCGGATTTGCCTTTGGAATGGGACTTGATAGAATAACTACTCAAAAATATGGTATAGATGATTTAAGGTTATTATTTGAAAATGATGTTAGATTTTTGGAACAATTTTAATAAGGAGGAAAACAGATGCTTGTACCAATCAGTTGGCTTAAAGAATATGTAGATATAGATGGAATATCCCCGGATGTATTAGCTGAAAAACTGACCATGACCGGTTCAAATGTAGAGAGTGTAGACGAGATGGGAGCGGAAATAAGTAATGTTGTTACAGGTAAAATTCTCTCTATAGAAAAACATCCCAATGCAGATAAACTTGTTGTGACCAAGGTAGACGTTGGGAATAATGTATTGCAAATTGTAACAGGGGCGGATAATATAAGGCAAGGAGATATAGTCCCTATAGCTTTACACGGTTCCACTCTTCCGGGTGGAGTCAAAATCAAAAAAGGGAAGCTAAGGGGTGAGCAATCTGAGGGGATGATGTGCTCTATACAAGAATTGGGGCTGGATCCGGAGGATTATCCCGAAGCTGTGCAGCACGGGATAATGATAATAGAGGATAAATGTGATTTAGGAATGGATATAAGAGAGATACTGGGTTTAAATGAAACCATAATAGATTTTGAGATTACTTCAAACAGGCCGGATTGTTTGAGCATGATAGGGATGGCTAGAGAAGTGGCCGCCACCTTTGATAGGTCTTTAAAGTTGCCTGAAATAAATATAAATGAGACTCAAGATAATATTCAAAACTATATCGAAATAACTGTAGAGGACGGCGAGTTATGCCCTAGGTATGCCGCAAGGTTGATAAAGAATATAAATATAGCGCCTTCTCCCAAGTGGTTAAAGAGGAGACTATTGGCTGCAGGGGTAAGACCGATTAACAATATAGTTGACATAACCAATTATGTAATGCTTGAATATGGGCAACCTTTACACGCTTTTGATTTTGAAAAGCTTTCTCAAAGACAGATTATTGTGAGAAGGGCAAAAGAGGGCGAAAGATTTAAGACCCTGGATGATAAAATGAGGACATTGAATTCAGATATGCTGGTGATAGCTGACGGGGAAACACCTTTGGCATTAGCTGGAATTATGGGAGGCGAGGATTCCCAAGTTACAGATGATACAAAAGTTATATTATTGGAATCTGCTAATTTTGCAGGTCCGATAATAAGAAGAGCATCAAAGAAATTAGGATTGCGTACAGAGGCATCAGCCAGATTTGAAAAAGGTTTGGATGAAGAAAATGTAATCAATGCATTGAATCGAGCTGCACAGCTTATTGATGAGATGGGGGCAGGAGAGGTGGTATCGGGAATCATCGATTGCTATAAAAAGCCTGCTATTGACAGAGAGCTCAAATTAAACACATCCAAAATCAATAGATTGCTGGGTACTGATATAGGGCAAAAGGAAATGATAGATATTTTCAGGAGAATTGGTTTTGAAATAGTTTTATCTGAGGATATTAAAATAAAAATACCATCCTATAGGAAAGATATAAAAAATGATGCTGATTTGGCTGAGGAAGTTGCCAGAATATATGGATATGACAAGATAAAACCCACCATGTTAAGAAGCGAAACTACCTTGGGTGGTAAAAATATGTTTCAAAGGATAATAGATGCTGTAAAAGGAATGATGGTAAATCAAGGTTTCTATGAAACAGCAACATTCTCGTTTTATGGACCTAATGTTTTTGACAAGATTATGTTGCCTGATGATAGTAAATTGAGAAAAGCTGTTAGAATAAAGAACCCTATGGGTGAAGATCAGAGCATAATGAGAACTACATTGATACCCAGTATGATGAATGTTTTATCTTTGAATTACAGCAGGAGAGTTGAAAGGGCATGTTTATTTGAATTAAACAGTGTATATATAGCAGAACAGCTTCCTATATCAGAATTGCCTGATGAAAAAAAGATGTTATGTATTGGTGCATATGGTGAAGACATTGATTTTTTTAATATAAAAGGAATTTGTGAACTTTTAGTTGATGAATTAGGTCTTAAAAAAATCGTTAAAATTGATAGGGGACATCATCCTTCCTTCCATCCGGGCCGATGTGCAAATATCTTGATAAAAGACGAGATAGCAGGTGTTATCGGTGAGGTTCATCCTGAGGTGGCCGATAATTACGAAATAGATAAAAGAGTATATATAGCCGAGATAGACTTTAGGCTGATGCAAGAAAATGCCGATTTAAATAAAAAATATAAGCCATTACCTAAATATCCCTCTGTGGACAGAGATATAGCTGTTATCGTCCAAGAGGATGTGCCAGTAAAGCAGATTCAGGATATAATATTGAAATATGGTGGAGGAAAAATAGATCAAATAGATTTATTTGATGTATACAAAGGAAAGCAAATTGAAGAGAATAATAAGAGTGTTGCATTTTCGATAAAATATAGAGATGAAAACAAGACGTTGACAGATGATGAAGTAAGTGGCATTCACAATAAAATAATAGAAAGACTTAAACAGGAAATCAATGCTCGATTAAGATGAGTTAATCTGGTTGTAAAGATAATGTACTTAATACTATAATTCGTTTTCAATAAAGTATAAGTACATTATCTTTTAAAGTCCTTTATTTTTGGCATTATTTTTAGTATATATGCAGTTGCTGAAAAGAAAACAGTTCCGATCACACAACATATTGCCATTGCTAGCAATATGTTTATTTTTGTATTTTTAAGTATAGGATATATGTTGTTTATCGAGTATATAGCAGGCAGAGTACATAGAAAAGGCTTAATTAACCAATTAATGGTTTTGATTTTTGTTTTTGTTATTTTATATACCCATATTCCATTTAACGTCATAGATACAGCTGAATCTAGTGTGAATCCAAGGATAAAACCATTTATTTTGAAATAGGGGTTGGATACTAAAAAATATGTACAAAATAATTGAATGGCTGCTCCGATAATAAAGTTTAGGGTGACAATCTTTTGTTTACCTATTCCGTTTAATATGCTGGAAAAATTATGGTATATGCATAAAAAGGGAATGGAAAAGCTCATATAGAAAATCATTTCCCCTACGTTTTTTTGAGCAAAGATCACTTCTCCTAAATCTTTTGAAAAACTAAATATCAATGAAAATACTAAAAATCCTACCAGTGATGTTAACAGGGTGGCTTTAGAAGTTTTGGTTTTTATAGCTTCCCAGTCTTTTAATTCCAAGGATTCAGATAGATTTGGTATGATTATGACTGCAAGAGCAGATGTTACAGTGAATGGTAGAAAAACTATGGGCATAGCCATGCCTGTGAGTTTTCCAAATTGAGATATGGCCTGATTAGACGTGTATCCTGCCAGCTGAAGTCTTTGAGGGATCAATATTATATTGAGTGCTTGTATTAGACTGCTTACTATTCTGGTAATTGTTATTGGGATAGAGATACTGAACAACCGTTTCAGCAAGTTTTTTGAATCCCGTATAGATACAGATATTTTTTTACAGAAATCGCTTATATACGTTTTATATTTTGTTCTTAAAACTAAAAGTCCGAACAGCTCACCAATAACCATTCCTAAGGCAGCTAGAGATGCAGCGTATTCTATTTTTAAGGGGGGCAGAAAGTAAAGAACTGACATAACAAGTGCTATTCTAGTCAATTGTTCTATCACTTCCCCTGAAGCGGGAGGTACAACGTCGTGTATCCCATAAAAGAATCCCCTGTGTACTGATGAAACACTTACTATAAATATGCATGGAAAGATGGCAATTATGACCGGATAGCTTTTAGGGTCTCTTAAAATAGAATTGGATATAAAGCTTGCATTTAATGCAAATGCAAGACTCAATATAAAAGATATGATGGATACAACGATTGTAATTATTCTCATGGAATATAGCATATTAAATGTATCCTTTTTTGCATTATGTTCTGCTACTATTCTTGAGATAGCTATGGGAATTCCACTGGTTGTAAGCGTTATGATTAACATGTATATAGGGAAAACCAGTTGAAATAAGCCTATAGCCTGGGGGCCTATCTTTCTTGAAAGTATTATTTTATAGATGAATCCTAGAATTCTGACCAGTATGTTTGCACACGTCAATATAAATGCATTATATAGCAATGATTTTTTTTTGATTTCAATCATTCCTTATCTATTTGAAGTTAAACAATGACTTAATCAATAAATATTCATGAGATTAAACAAATATTATTCAAATTAATTTTTATTTTAGGGCAAAACAGGATAAGTCGACTTTGAAATTAAATGAGTGATGGTTTTATATATTTTGACAAAAGATAGATAAAAAATGTTTTTATTAGATGAATATTGTCTAAATTTAGGAAATGTTATATAATAAATGTTAGAATAATAAGAGGGATGGTTCTATGGAAAAACAAACCAGAACTACAGTTAAAATAATGGGAAGGGAATATGCTATAAAAGCTGCTGAAAGTGAAGAATATATTCATAAGGTAGCTATTAATGTCAATAACACTATGCAAAAGATAGCTGACAAAAACCAAAAGTTAAGCACCTCAATGATAAATGTGCTTACTGCTATCAATATTGCAGACCAGTTATTGAAGACACAACAAGAGCTTGAACAATTACAAAATAAGTATGAGTCTGCTTGTAAAGAAATTGATGATTTAAAAGGTAGACTAAAAGAGATAAACAATAAGATTATAAAGAGTTCAGTAGATGCCAAAAAATATAAGAAGGATTTTTATGGTAAATTACTGGATATAAATAAATAACCCCCTTTATTGTATAGCAGCTTTGGCTGCTATTATTTTTTTGATGTTGGAACCAATTATGATATAAGTTATAATTAATTTATATAACGATTGCAGGAGGAGAAATTTTTTGAATTTAAAAACGTTAAAAGCATTAGAATATGACAAGATAATTAAAAAATTATATGACTTGACAACTAGTCAGATGGGTAAGGATGCGATAGAAGGATTGATGCCTAGCTGCGATCCGGGAAAAATAAAACACATGCTAGAAGAAACGGAAGAAGCTTACAATATAATCAATGTTGAGGGAATGCCTCCTTTAAATGGTTTTAATGATATACGAAAAGAGCTAAAAATGGCTGAAGTAGGGTCCACATTGAATGCTGAACAGTTATTATCTATAAGGAGTATTTTGAAGATTTGTAGAGATCTAAAAAGATTTAAATTGATGCTCCAGAAAAGAAAGTTAGAGTATAGCAAAATATTCCGGCAGATAGAAAGCTTATTTGATCTGAAACAAGTTGAAGATAGT
This genomic window from Clostridia bacterium contains:
- a CDS encoding TrkA family potassium uptake protein: MKQFVVIGLGRFGSSVARTLYALGHDVLAIDKDEELIQDISDSVTHAVQADATDENALKSLGIRNFDVAVITIGSDIQASIMITLLAKELGVKYVITKAQNELHAKVLYKIGVDRVVFPERDMGVRVAHNLVSSNILDYIELDPDFSIIEITAISRWIGKTLEELDMRARYGVNVLAIKQGNDINISPRGDDLIQENDILVVVGSNEDIKRLENK
- a CDS encoding TrkH family potassium uptake protein gives rise to the protein MILIISGGILLNLPISSKDGNSVGFLNALFTATSAVCVTGLVVVDTATHWTLFGQIIIIILIQIGGLGFMALTTLFALIVGKKITLRERLVMQEALNQFSIEGVVRLTKNLLIVTLLIEGMGALLLSTRFVYYYGPVKGIYYSVFHSISAFCNAGFDLVGGFRSLTPFFNDVVINIVIMSLIVVGGLGFTVLVNIATKRQFDKFSLHTKLVIYVTGFFIALGFIVFMLLEYSNPGTLRGMPFQEKVLASLFQSVTPRTAGFNTIPIDNLTNASKFFTIILMFIGGSPASTAGGIKTVTFAVVILSVWANIKGREDVEIFQKRVKRQIVSRALVVTVLALLLVIVVTMILSITEKAEFLNILFEVASAFGTVGLSAGITTELSTAGKIIIMITMFSGRVGPLTIVTALAKRQAKNKAPIKYPEDRVIVG
- the rlmB gene encoding 23S rRNA (guanosine(2251)-2'-O)-methyltransferase RlmB — encoded protein: MDDCITSMKNPLIKRIRSLNIKKYRDQYNRFIIEGTKIVDEFIDSGASIDQVLYSDKVFSMSYGDQLIEKLEDNKIENIKVDDNILKQLCNTKTPQGILAVVKKIEYQLCDVIDKAELLIIIDGVQDPGNLGTIIRTADAVNVDGIIVSQDTVDVYNDKTIRSTMGSILRVPVVKCSNLGGCIQKLRGDNFFICAADVNATSYYFDIIYPDKTALLIGNESRGIDDGVLAVSDKSVKIPMPGGSESLNVSIATAVILYEVLRQRISVSLE
- the spoVB gene encoding stage V sporulation protein B → MIEIKKKSLLYNAFILTCANILVRILGFIYKIILSRKIGPQAIGLFQLVFPIYMLIITLTTSGIPIAISRIVAEHNAKKDTFNMLYSMRIITIVVSIISFILSLAFALNASFISNSILRDPKSYPVIIAIFPCIFIVSVSSVHRGFFYGIHDVVPPASGEVIEQLTRIALVMSVLYFLPPLKIEYAASLAALGMVIGELFGLLVLRTKYKTYISDFCKKISVSIRDSKNLLKRLFSISIPITITRIVSSLIQALNIILIPQRLQLAGYTSNQAISQFGKLTGMAMPIVFLPFTVTSALAVIIIPNLSESLELKDWEAIKTKTSKATLLTSLVGFLVFSLIFSFSKDLGEVIFAQKNVGEMIFYMSFSIPFLCIYHNFSSILNGIGKQKIVTLNFIIGAAIQLFCTYFLVSNPYFKINGFILGFTLDSAVSMTLNGIWVYKITKTKIKTINWLIKPFLCTLPAIYSINNIYPILKNTKINILLAMAICCVIGTVFFSATAYILKIMPKIKDFKR
- the pheT gene encoding phenylalanine--tRNA ligase subunit beta, encoding MLVPISWLKEYVDIDGISPDVLAEKLTMTGSNVESVDEMGAEISNVVTGKILSIEKHPNADKLVVTKVDVGNNVLQIVTGADNIRQGDIVPIALHGSTLPGGVKIKKGKLRGEQSEGMMCSIQELGLDPEDYPEAVQHGIMIIEDKCDLGMDIREILGLNETIIDFEITSNRPDCLSMIGMAREVAATFDRSLKLPEININETQDNIQNYIEITVEDGELCPRYAARLIKNINIAPSPKWLKRRLLAAGVRPINNIVDITNYVMLEYGQPLHAFDFEKLSQRQIIVRRAKEGERFKTLDDKMRTLNSDMLVIADGETPLALAGIMGGEDSQVTDDTKVILLESANFAGPIIRRASKKLGLRTEASARFEKGLDEENVINALNRAAQLIDEMGAGEVVSGIIDCYKKPAIDRELKLNTSKINRLLGTDIGQKEMIDIFRRIGFEIVLSEDIKIKIPSYRKDIKNDADLAEEVARIYGYDKIKPTMLRSETTLGGKNMFQRIIDAVKGMMVNQGFYETATFSFYGPNVFDKIMLPDDSKLRKAVRIKNPMGEDQSIMRTTLIPSMMNVLSLNYSRRVERACLFELNSVYIAEQLPISELPDEKKMLCIGAYGEDIDFFNIKGICELLVDELGLKKIVKIDRGHHPSFHPGRCANILIKDEIAGVIGEVHPEVADNYEIDKRVYIAEIDFRLMQENADLNKKYKPLPKYPSVDRDIAVIVQEDVPVKQIQDIILKYGGGKIDQIDLFDVYKGKQIEENNKSVAFSIKYRDENKTLTDDEVSGIHNKIIERLKQEINARLR
- the pheS gene encoding phenylalanine--tRNA ligase subunit alpha, whose protein sequence is MLEKLKDIRMRAREEIRSCTDIEQLNDKRVKYLGKKGKLTQVLRGMGDLPADQRPVIGRMANEIRTAVEEELNSANERIQKNMQKIRLEKERIDVTMPGKSMPNGGLHPLSIVLEEIQNVFIGLGFKIAEGPEVEHDFYNFEALNIPKDHPARDTQDTFYITDNFLLRTQTSPVQIRVMKEQKPPIKIISPGRVYRSDSVDATHSPMFHQIEGLVVDKGVTMGDLKGVLGLFAKELYGSDIKMRFRPHHFPFTEPSAEMDISCVVCKGKGCKACGNSGWLEILGAGMVHPRVLEICDINPDHYSGFAFGMGLDRITTQKYGIDDLRLLFENDVRFLEQF
- a CDS encoding cell division protein ZapA, which produces MEKQTRTTVKIMGREYAIKAAESEEYIHKVAINVNNTMQKIADKNQKLSTSMINVLTAINIADQLLKTQQELEQLQNKYESACKEIDDLKGRLKEINNKIIKSSVDAKKYKKDFYGKLLDINK